The Loxodonta africana isolate mLoxAfr1 chromosome 12, mLoxAfr1.hap2, whole genome shotgun sequence genome segment GGTACCAGGGAGCCGGCAGAAGGAGCCCATGGAGACCTCCCCAGACTGGTGACTAATAGTTCAGAAGAGAGGGGGACAGAGCATGACCTCTCCATGCCAGAGCTCTCAGTCCCCTATTCCTGGTCCCACGACTTCACAGCCCAGCCTGTCCCCAGGACCTCACCAGACATTGTCCACCAGCAGCACAGAGCCATCGGGCATGACAGGTAGATAACTAGCATTGAAGTTGGGGAGAATTCGGATATCCCAGATGGAGATTTCCTCCTGGGAGGAGCTGTTCAGCACTGTGGGAGGTAACCAGCTCAGCTCAGAGTATCTGGACTCCTCAGTCCCCACTTTAGCCCCCAAAACGGGCCTGCCCAAAGTAACTGCCACCCAATCTAGGCCCTTGTTGCTCCGCAAGAATCAAGCCAGCCAATCTGCTCACCCTTGAGCACAGTCAGGTGTTTTCCAGCCACAGTGAACTGACGGCATTTCAGAACCGGAGGGGGCAGCAGAGTCAGCAGGGTGCTCACTGCGGGAGAAggtgaaaggaagaaacgatggtCTGGGCACACACCTCAACTCCAACCCACGGTTCTAATCTTCCTCTTCTCCACAGATCAGATACTTTCCTGTAGCATCCCTCCATTCTGTCCCCCAAATTCCAGACTCTAGCCTTTATGCCTCTGCATTCTTCTCCCCACCTTGGGCCTTGAAAGCGCTCTGCTCGCCCCGGAAGGTCTCCCCAGGAGATCGGGTCTGCAGCAAGCGCAGGTAGCCTTGATCTCTGACCTCTGGTGCTTCAACCTCCCGCTTCCACACGGTCACTACAATCTGGGCACAGGGGACACAGGACCACAGTCAAGAGGAGAGAAAGACAGCAGGGACTTAGAAAAGTGTCTCAATTAACAGCTCCGCCCCTTTGCCAATCTTACCTTAGCCTTAGGTGTCCCTGGGGGCAGTCTATCCAGTGAAACAGTGAGTGGGAAGATGACCTCATCTGTGGACACAATTGGTTCCTCCACAGGCAGCTGGGGTGGTGACAGGGGTTAACAGGTCAAGAAAAGTTCAAAGAGGCAGCCTACCTCAGTTCCCTTTAAGCTCTGCAGTACATGATTCTTTTTGTCCTCCGTCTCCTCATTCATCATATGTCTCCTGCCTTGGGCTCCCAGCTCCAAGCCTAAGCCCCCAGTGTCCATTCTCCCCTCAAGTCTCTGGAGTCCAgcaccccgccccccaccctgTGCCGTGTCACCCCAAGTTCCTCACCGTGGTCGCTCCCCCTGAGGTAGCAGGGCCTGGGCCGTGGGTGAGAAGGGGACTGCAGCCTCGGAACAAACCCCCACCCCCAGGGTCCCCTCCTCCTGGGGGTTCGTGATCCTGGTCGCCAGTGCCACCGCCCCCGGAGGCCCCGCCTCCGGCACTGACCGAGGCCAGGGCAGCAAGGGTGGTTGCCAGCTCTGTCCAGGCACCCCGGGACCCCAAGCCTGGGCCGCCCCCGGCACCGGACCCCGCGCTGCCCCGGCAGCGCAGCACCAGCAGGAAGCGGACAGTCTCCCCCAGGTACAGATGGTTCCGCCGGGGCAGCGCTCGGTACCGGCCCGGGTCCCCCGCTAGCTCCGCGCGCGGCGGCAGCGGCACAGCCGGAAAGTACATCGAGTAGTCGCACTGGGACTCCATGGGACGGCGGGGCCGGGAGCCGGGCGGGGGGCGAGGTGGGCAGGAACCGGAGACCAGCCCCGGCGGGCCCGCGGAGGACGAGGGGGAGCCCGCTGGGGCTGATCCGAGGAGTCCGACACCCGAAGGGTGCTGCGCCCGGCCGGGGCGGCCCAAGAGACCAGCCCAGTGGGGAACCGGGGCAACGAACCCGGAACCGAGAGCCGGCGGGGCCGTAACCCCGGTGCGGGACAAACGGCTGGCGAGAGACCGGAAGCGGAAAGGAAGGGGTGTGGCCTCTGAGGCCCCGGAATCTCTGGGTGACTGGACTATGGAGGAGCTGGGCGGGGTTCGGCTGCGACCGGGGAGCTTCGAGAACTTAGGAAACCTCCGTCTGCGCTTTTCTGTTGGTTCGGCTGACAGCCGCACCCCTGAGACACGATGGTGAAGGCCGGGAGGAAACGGATTTGGCTGTATTGGGCGCCTGGTCACCAGGACTGCTTTTAACTCCGGCAAAGTGGAGGTTGTTGTCATCAACGACCCCTTCATTGACCTCAACGACATGGTCTACATGGTCCTGTGTGATTCCACCCATGGCAAGTTCAGTGGCACCCTCAAGGCTGAGAACGGGAAGCTTGTCATCAACGGGAAGCTCACCTGTATCTTCCAGCAGCAAGATCCCACCAACATGAAGTGGGGCGATGCTGGTGCTGAAAGTATTGTAGAGTCCACCGGTGTCTTCACAACTTTGGAGAAGGCTGGGGCTCGCTTGAAGGGGGCGCCAAAAGGGTaatcatctctgccccttctgttGATGCCCCCGTGTTTGTGATGGGTGTGAACCACGAGAAGTATGACAGCTCCCTCAAGATTGTCAGCAATGTTTCCTGTACCACCAACTGCTTCCCCCCCCCAAGCCAAGGTCGTCCATAACAACTTTGGCATCGTAGAGGGACTCACGACCACAGTCCACAGTATCATTGCCGCCTAGAAGACTATGGATGGCCCCTCTGGGAAACGGTGGCACGATGGATGAGGGGCTGCCCAGAACATCATCCGTGCAGCTACTGGTGCTGCCAAGACTGTGGCAAGGTCATCCTAGAGCTGAATGGGAAGCTCACTGGCATGGCCTTCCGTGTTCCCATTCCCAGTGGTCGTGGATCTGACCTGCCATCCAGAGAAAGCTGCCAAATATGATGACATCAAGAAGGTGCTGAAGGAGGCATCGGAGGGTCCCCTAAAGGGCATCCTGGGCTACACTGAAGACCAAGTTGTCTCCTGACTTTAACAGTGACACCTACTCTTCCACCTTTGATGCTGGAGCTGGCATTGCCCTCAGTGACCACTTTGTCCAGTTCATTTCCTGGTATGATAATGAATTTGGCTATAGCAACAAGATAGTGGACCTTACTATCTACATAGCCTCCAAGGAATAAGAGTCCTTAGAACAACCAGCCCCAGCAATAGCACTAAAGGAAGAGAGAGGCCTTCAGCTGCTGGGGAGTCCTTGTCTCAACTCGATCCACCAACACACTGAGAATCTCCCATCCTCGACAGTTTCCATTCCAGACCCCCTGAAGGGGGGGGGGCTTAGAGAGCCCAACCTTGTCTTGTACCATCAGTAGAGTACACTGtacccagccaaaaaaaaaaaaaaaaaaatttaggagagATGACAGAAAGGTGGTTCCATATTGAAAAGAAACCCCTCAGCCCCACTTCTCCCAGGAAGATTCCCCAGCCCTCCCTTTCCATTCTACATAAATCAAGTAGAAGTTtcaaattatttattcattcgaCAAACATTTCATAGTGAAATGACCATAGCCCAATAACAAATATTTCAGAGAGAAACGGATGTTATTCCAATCCACCATGCCCCACACTTTCTCTGGCTCATTCCATCTGTCGCCACTCTAGGGGGCTTTTAAAAGTGCTACACAGACCTGCCATGGGGCTGGAAAGGGGAAGGGGTAAAATGGTTGGGGAAGAGGAGGAGCTGCTGGGAACTGAAGGACTGGGATGACCAAAGCAAAAGCCAGAAGGTAGGGCCTGCATCAAGACAGAGTTCCTTTTGTCCTCTAGGGGGCAGACATCCCTTCTGAGGGAAGCAGAAATGGCATCTGACTGCCCGGAATTTATCAAGTGCACCCTACTCCTAGCTTAGCTGCTCTTCTCTTAGTTTAGTTGTTTTTCTTCTAGTTTAGCTGCTCTTTAGTCTGCTTCTGCAGTCAGGTGCCTATGGGGAGAGTAGCCTGGAAGCCTTGAGTGGCAGCGAGACTGGTGGGGGGAACTGTTTGGCATCCAGCTTGTCCTTGTATTGTAGCTCAGGGGTAACCAGGCGTTCACACTCCTCCTGGTCTTGGGGACTCAGACCACTCCGAAGTATATAGCCCAAAACCTTAGCTGACCCAAACTGGAAGGGGCGAAACCTCTTGTCAGTGATGTACTTGGGGTCAAGAGCCTCACCTCCCACCAGACAAAGTTTAGCCAGGGCCTCTCGCCGAGCCCGGAGCTCAGCCACAGCACTCTCCAGCCGGCGCTGGCCATATTGTTCTATCCGTGTCCACAGACTTCGGTTGAAATGAACATAGAGAGCCCAGTCCAGATTGTTCCAGGCGCGGGCTCGTGCAGCCAGCTGCTGCTGCTCATCAGTCAATCTACCTTCCCTGGTAGCACTGAGGCCCTGCTCACCTCCAGCCTGGGCATTGTGCATAAAGCCCACCACATCGTCTAGGCCCCAGCACAGGGCATCTGCCAGAAGGACTAACGACTCATCAAAGTATTCAGCCACCATAACCAGGTCAAAGACAGAGTCCAGCCAGGCCAGACCCCACTGGATGAAGGACGAAGATCCCAAAACTAAAGAGGTAGGGCTGGACGTCTGGTGGCGACCACTGGCAACAGTGGGAGCAGGATGGAAGAGTCCATTGGGATCCAGGGTTTGGGCTTGAGGGTCAGCACCAGAAGGCAGGACATGTGGAGGGTTGGGGTCTTTGAGGGGATAAGGATTCCCTCTCTTGCTCCTCATATCTGGGGGGAAGGGGAGGCCAAAGTCAAACCACAGCAAGTTGCGGGCATAGTGGTCCCCACGAGCCCCAGGCCGGTAGAAGGCTCGAGGATTGGCCAAAAAGGCAGCCAAAGAGGGGGCCTTGCGGAAGGCCGATGAGGTGGATTTATAGTAGGAGAAGGCAGAGTGGGCCAGAGCTGCTGGGTCTCGGACAATGGAAAAGAAGAAGCTGTCAGAAGGCATGACTTGAAGTACCTGCAGAGGAGAGAAAGCAGACAAAGGGAGAAAGAACTGGGTCAGGAGGAAACTAAGCACAAGCCAAGTGCCCACTGATCCCCAGCCTTCTCAAACCTCCTTCTGACAGTTCTGCTGggacccccgccccccccacccccccaccccccgaagCTGTCTCTTACTAGCTGcatgatcttggacaagttacttaacatctctgaggCACCATTTGCTTATCTCCAAAATGAGGATAAACATACTTTCCTTCCCAGGTGGTTGTGAAGGTTACACGAGATAAACGATGTGAAGGAGCTTGGAGTATAATTTTCTCTAAGAGAACATTAATTTCCTTGGGCCTTATGTCTGCCTTGGACAGTAAAAGCTCTAGGAACCGAACGCTGTATTCACTTCTCCAACAAATACCTATTAAGTGCCTGCTTTGAAACTCTTGATTATGTCTCCAATAAAGGAACTGGCCTCAGGCCTCTTCATGGGATCACCGGCAGCAACAGGAGAGGACAAGGGGGTAACAATAATGCTGTCTCGGGTACAGGCCTCAGGTGGGCGGGCCAGGCGCAGCATGGCTGAAGGACAGGGCACTACTGAGGATGCTGGGGCATCTTGGAGAGCAAAAGACACCACTTCTCATGGtctgagtctacccaaaggcacctcagaagaaagagctagcgatctacttccaaaaaaatcagccattgaaaaccctatggagcagcacatttctactctgacacatatggggttgccatgagttggagtccactccacagcaactggacAACTGGGACAGCTGAAGAGATAATGGAACCATGAGATAAACCCTTGAATCATCATTGGAGGCAAACACTCCATGAGAGCAGCCTGACTTCCATTGGACAGTGGTGTGAACTAGAAAACCTACCTCTCCAGAAAGCCATACCTCTTTACTGAATGCTCTCCAACTCCAAATGTagacacacctacacacacacacacacacacctgcctgGTACTTTGATGATGTAATGGAAAGAGCTTTGACTTTGGAGTAGatggacctgggttcaaattctagctctgccactttctgttaaatgaggcaagtcacttaacttctctgagactcAACCTCCTTATCTGTATAATAAAAACTTATAATGCCTTCCTTGTTAAGTGATGGTAAGGTTAGTACCCAGCACTTAGTAAGTAATCCGTAAAGGTTAGCTCCTTCCCTGTGTCTTTCATTTGCAAGTTGATTTTCTTCTGTATGAGAGCTCTCAGTTtcctgtgtatgtatgtatgtggatGCATGCATTCATTTCCCCCATTAGAAATGAGGTTCCTGGGGgtcagaggagctctggtggtgcagtggttaaggagctgggctgctaactgaaaggtcagtggttcgaatccaccagctgctccacaggagaatgatgtggcagtctgcttccgtaaagatttacagccttggaaaccctatgtgacagctctattctgtcctgtaggttcgctgtgagttggaatcaacttgatggcaatggatttggtttgtcttttttttttttttttggcggggtggGGGGTGTAGGGCGGGGTGGTCGGAACTGGGCTTCTGCCCAACTATTTTGCCAGGCCCACCCTAGGGCTTGGCATATAGCTTAGTCTTCAAATTATAGCAGACATGGTGAGGGGAGTGGGAGGAAGACAGGCTAGAAGGCAGTGGCTGAGCAGGGGTCCTAGAGACGACAGTGGAAGGGACCAGAAAAGGCAAGGGACACTTGGAGAATTTGGGAGACCAGGGTTGGCAGGGGGAATACATTGGTCATGGAAAGGGCTGGAGTGAGCTCCGGGACTTTGGCTCCCAGAAACTACTGGGGAAGGGATGCTTGAGTAGAGAGAGCAGGAAATCCCACCTATGTAGCTCCCATGCCCAGCTCTGTGGTGAGGTGATGCCTGGGCAGCCCCTTGGCCTCTGGCCCCCTCCCCCAGTGGTCTTGACCGCAGGCCTGTGCCCATCTCTTTCCAGTCCCACCTGTCCCCCCGACACCCCTCACCTCTTTGAGGTTGAACCTCATGTGGTGGCAGAGGACATGGAAGGGGGGCTGGGCGCCTCCATCCTGGGGCTGGTAATTTTTGACCCGGGAGGCTTGGAAAAGCCTTGGGTAGCCGAACTGGTAGCGGGTGGGGAGGGCAAAGCGCAGCCCGTGCCGGTCCCCGTAGCGATGAAGCAGGTTCAGCACAGAGCTGCTCCCGGATTTATGTGTCTTCAAGAACACGAGCCGCTGCCGGGGTGTGCAAGATGGAACATTTGGACCCCGGGATGGGGCCCAGGGTTGTTGAAGTTGGAGCCCAACTCCAGGTAGCCTGTGGAGAGATGGGAGGAGAAGTGTCCTGTCTCTCACCAGCAGGTGGGTAGGCTCCTTGTGAAGAAAGGACAGCGGGCCTGACACCTCCTCTGTCTTGCCCTTCTGAGTCCCTGAGAGCCCCTAGAGACCCAGCCCCAGGTGGGACGAGGGCCATCCATCGCAAGTGAGACAAGTTGGTAACTCACCTCCTCTGGAAGGGCCCCCCCCAGAGCTGTAGGCCGAATCCGATGGTCATGAAGACTCCCAGAGCCACGCCCAGGCTCCGAGGCCCCCAGAGCCAGGGCCGCATTGTCCTGGTAGGAGACATGTGGCTCGTGATGCTAGAAAGGAGCAGGGCAAGGGCGAGGAACCAAGGCAGAGATAGCCCGGGAGAGCCACGTAGCCGCTGAAGGCGCCGTTTGGAGATGGGGGGTCATTCCCCAGGCCTGCTCACAGCCCTGGTAGAGTCTGCCCCCTGAGTTAGCAGATTTTTGCCTCTGTCAGCGTCTAGAAGGGAAAtgagggggaaggagaggagtcCAAGGAGAGGGATAGAACCCTGTCTTTCCTGATGCAGCTGACACTGAATTCAAGGAGGGGGGAGCAGGAAAGCTCTCTCTAGATGGCCCCACAACCTACCCTCTCTGCTGTCAGCCTCTGTTTTGTCTCAAATTCTCTCAACCTCCCACCTACAGATCCTCCCTGAGCCCCAGAGATTTAGACGGGAAGGGGTGGAAGACAGAGCCCTGATCATGAATGGAGACGCCCAGTGAAAAGTTCAGAgcacagcagatcaccaggtgagTAAGGCAGGTAGCAGTTGCGCGTTGCCAGCCCTGTGGCTTCCTCCCGAGCCCCTCGATCTGTGACAAATGGGGATGAAGAGCCCCATTTAGAGCCTGGGAGGTGAAACCACACAGAGAGAATGAGGATCAGACAGGACCCgggtaggagggagggaggttAGGCAACAGGGGGGACTTTCTAATGAGAAGGAATGCAAACTCAGGCATCCCTCCAGGCTTGAAGAGCTCCCAGTGTGTGAGATAGGCTGGGGGAGGCGCTGGATTACTTAGGAAGCTCAGATCCCTGGATGCTCCGCCCTATCCCACTACCCAGCCCCATCAGTGCAACCAGAAGAGACTGAGCGGGTGGAgctgaagagaaagaaagagagggaccGACTCTGAGATACCGACAAAGATGAAAACAAGTTTCCGAGTTCCTTCCCAGGCCCAAGTTTCCTAATTGGCGGGGAGTCTAGCCCTATCCCTTCAGATTACAACCTACAATTACAGGCCTGGCCCCTCCAAGACCGACAGCCTCCTTCCTGAGTGAGCCAGAAGTGACCCCAGACAGAGAGAACCCACACTTGCTACCCGGCGGGCGACCCGCCCCCTCTGACATCACCTCCCAATTCCTTCCCCCAACCACAGCCCTCAGGATCCATCCCCATGCCGGGTGCCCAgatttccccatttcctttcattgGGCTCTATCTcctcccactcccccaccccaGTCCTCTGTCCCCTACAGCTTTGGTGACTGCTTGCCTGTCGCAAGCCCCTCGTTGGCTCCCCGTGAACTCTCCCCTCCCATAAATTCTAGGATCTCTCTGCCAGCCTTGGCTTCATTTGCCCACTCACCAGGCCACATGGGGTGCAGCAGGGAAATTGGGGTTGGGCCTCCTGCCCACCCCAGGCACTGCCCGGCTCCTCCTTGCTTTGCTCAACTTTCTCCACAAACTTTCTCCGTGGCCCAggctcctccccctccctccctttgtCCCGCCAGTCCCTGCAGCTGCTTCTGCTTTgatcatctctctccctctctccctccctcctgcatcTTTCCCTCTCCTTCAGGGCACCCATTTGCCCTTGGAAGACACCACTTCCACCCTCCTTTTGCACTTAGGAATCGAGTATACCTTTTTATCTCAGTTTCATACAGAACAAAAGACTCCTTCAAgtaacagaaagacagaaagagaaagtgacTGACATAAGATGAAAGCAGACATTGTCAAGAATGTGACAGGTAGCCAGAGACAGACAAAAGAGAGCAAAGGCCCCGCCACGGAAGAACAGAGACAGCGGTGTGGTAATATTCATAAAACCTCCTGTTTAAAGAGAATTTAGCAAATGACAAGGTACTTCCTCATACAGGTCGTATTTGGTCCTCACAAttccccccattttacagatgaggacactgaggtctCAAGGGTGGCAACTTGCCCAAACTCAATCCCAAAGGGCAGGTTCCAAGAGAGGTGAGAAGCAGAAATACATGGAGACACAGCGTCACAAAGTCAGGGTTCAGGGAGGGCTGCCGGGCTGAAGGCACAGAGAGCCACACACAGGGTCCAATAAATTAACTATTTATTTGCAGAATAAACACTGAGACGTGAGATGGGGACTCTTGGAAAGGAGGTAGATGGCAGAGGTCATGgaatgagcctttttttttttttttttttgtattttagtttAAGAAATTGATACTGGAAAAGTCAACAGAAGCCACATCTATAGATCGTGACATCTTACTCACACACCCCCAGTCTCCTTCCCTGGACCCCATCAGCACCCAGCTCTTATCCATTTGAGACCAGCTACCCCATCCCATTTGAGTTCCACCCCTCCCCACTTCCACTTCAGTCCTTCAAACCCCACCCCCAACCGCAACTCTAAAaatcctccctttctcccttgtTGGGGCTGACTACCATCCCCAGGCTGAGGGGCATGGAGACCACACCTCCTCTCCTAAATAAATACCCCGTTACCTGTTACCAAtcgaaaaaaaagaaataaatattgtGAACACCACTTCCCTATCCACCAATGGGAATTTCCTGGATTTGGGGCCCCAGCCATTCACCAGCAGTCTCCACCCTCTCTGCAGCCCCCTTCGACTCCTCCCCAGACACAGATGAAAGGGGAGGAGGGGAAAGGGCCATGAACCCTTCTGATGCTAGGGCACCCCTCCCCTGTTATCGAGGTCCAAGCACGGCCAGGGCTGAGAGGAAGAGGATGAGGATGGGGTGGGTGTGAAAACCAACAGGCGTCCCCCCACTCCTGCTCCTGCCCTGGTTGTGGCGAGAACCACCACCTCCTCCTTTGCCCCCAGGGCTGTCCCTTCGAGGAGGGCGAGGAGGCCGAGCTGGGGGGGCCACAGCTGCTGTCCCAGCCATCCAGTCATCGGCGTAGTGCTGCCCAGCTCCAGAGCCACTGCCGTCCTCATCTGCAGGAAGGGAAAGGGACAGAAACAGACACAAGCAGCAAAGAAgtagacagagacagagggagggagacacACACAAGCAGGGAGAAAGACAAAGTAAgataaagacagaaagagagaaacaccGCAAAGAGAAacatatatagacagagaggtgagggagggaggaagacaaTTACAGGGAGGAAGACAATtacagggagaaagggagggcaggtgagagagaaagagagagaaatcagACAGACACAGGAATGAGAGAAAGTGATGAGAGGCAGGAACAGAAACAATGAGACAGACAGAACAAGAGAGACAAACAGATGGGGAGACAGGAtaaacaggaaaagagagaacacacagagacagaagcagagagcagacgggtgtgtgtggggggggacaaggacacagagacagaaggaggaagggagtAAAAATATGAATATCTGTACCTTGCTTCTCTGGCAGACTCTTCACAtacacgcagacacacacacacacacacagcttccCCACCTCCCTCAGGTTGCCCGCCCTCCCCATTTTCCCACTGCCCTTTTTGCCCATTGTAAGAAGCTTCCCACTGTTCAGTAAGAATGTTTTCGTGTCTTCCCCACTGGGTCGTGAACTCAAGAGTAGAGATCCTCTCATTGGTCGCTTATTCTCCGACCCTTGAGGAGAGAGCTCAATAAAGGCTTGTTAAAGGAATGTGTGagagagtgaataaatgaatgctatctaaaactcagtgccgtcttctagagggtccctatgagtcgaaatcgactcgacaactgtttttcttgttttttttttttttggttttacctaaGAAGAGTCCAGAAAAGCGAGTCTGGGAACTGGGAGCCCGGGGGAGGGACTCAACAGGCTGTGGGCGGCGCTTGGGGT includes the following:
- the TRAPPC14 gene encoding trafficking protein particle complex subunit 14; translation: MESQCDYSMYFPAVPLPPRAELAGDPGRYRALPRRNHLYLGETVRFLLVLRCRGSAGSGAGGGPGLGSRGAWTELATTLAALASVSAGGGASGGGGTGDQDHEPPGGGDPGGGGLFRGCSPLLTHGPGPATSGGATTLPVEEPIVSTDEVIFPLTVSLDRLPPGTPKAKIVVTVWKREVEAPEVRDQGYLRLLQTRSPGETFRGEQSAFKAQVSTLLTLLPPPVLKCRQFTVAGKHLTVLKVLNSSSQEEISIWDIRILPNFNASYLPVMPDGSVLLVDNVCHQSGEVSMGSFCRLPGTSGCFPCPLSALEEHNFLFQLRGGEQPPPGAKEGLEVPLIAVVQWSTPKLPFTQSIYTHYRLPSIRLDRPCFVMTASCESPVQTYERFTVTYTLLNNLQDFLAVRLVWTPEHAQAGKQLCEEERRAMQAALDSIVCHTPLNNLGFSRKGSALTFSVAFQALRTGLFELSQHMKLKLQFTASVSHPPPEARPLSRKSSPSSPAVRDLVERHQASLGRSQSFSHQQPSRSHLMRSGSVMERRAITPPVASPVGRPLYLPPDKAVLSLDKIAKRECKVLVVEPVK
- the GAL3ST4 gene encoding galactose-3-O-sulfotransferase 4, whose product is MSPTRTMRPWLWGPRSLGVALGVFMTIGFGLQLWGGPFQRRLPGVGLQLQQPWAPSRGPNVPSCTPRQRLVFLKTHKSGSSSVLNLLHRYGDRHGLRFALPTRYQFGYPRLFQASRVKNYQPQDGGAQPPFHVLCHHMRFNLKEVLQVMPSDSFFFSIVRDPAALAHSAFSYYKSTSSAFRKAPSLAAFLANPRAFYRPGARGDHYARNLLWFDFGLPFPPDMRSKRGNPYPLKDPNPPHVLPSGADPQAQTLDPNGLFHPAPTVASGRHQTSSPTSLVLGSSSFIQWGLAWLDSVFDLVMVAEYFDESLVLLADALCWGLDDVVGFMHNAQAGGEQGLSATREGRLTDEQQQLAARARAWNNLDWALYVHFNRSLWTRIEQYGQRRLESAVAELRARREALAKLCLVGGEALDPKYITDKRFRPFQFGSAKVLGYILRSGLSPQDQEECERLVTPELQYKDKLDAKQFPPPVSLPLKASRLLSP